The sequence below is a genomic window from Streptomyces sp. NBC_00582.
CGGACGGCGGTGCCGATGATCCGGTCCCGGAATCCCGGGGCGAACCGCTCGATCTGGGCGGTGATCGCCTCGGTGGCGTCGCCCGAGTAGCCGTGCGGGACGTGGGCGTACGTCCACACCGGGTGCACGTCGCCGACCGAGCGTGCGGGGTCGGCCAGATACTGCTGTCCGACCAGGACGAAGGGCCGCTCGGGCATCCGCCCGGCGTGGATCTCCCGCTCGCCGGCGGCGATCTCGGCGAACGTCCCGCCGACGTGGACGGTGCCGGCCCGCCGCGCCGCCCCGGCGGTCCAGGGGACTCCGCCCTCGACGGCGAAATCGACCTTGAACGCCCCGGGGCCGTAGCGGAAGCGGCGGTAGGCCCGCGCGACGCGCGGAGGCAGCCGGTCGCCCAGGATGTCCGCCAGCGCCGTGGGCGTCACGTCCCAGACGGTCACGTCGGTGGGCTCCAGGTCCGAGGCCGACCGCACCCGCACACCGGTCTCGATCTTCCCTCCCAGGTCGAGCAGCAGGGCCCCCAGGGCGTCGGCGATGCGCCGCGATCCCCCTTCCGCGACCGCCCAGCCGTGCCGGTGCCCGGCGGTGACGATCCCGAGCCCGATGCTCGCACTGAGCGGACGGTCAAGGGGGTGGAAGGCGTGCGCGGCGATCCCGCCCCACAGGGCCCGGGCCTCCTCGGACGCGAAGGCCTTCGCCAGCAGCGACGCCGGGGCCAGCGCGGGGACGCCGAAGCGGGCCAGGCGTACGGGGTGGCGCGGGATGCGCAGCAGCGGGCCGAGGATGTCGTCGCTCAGGGTGTCGTACGACGCCGTCGGGCCCTCGAAGAGGCGACGCCAGCGTCGGCCGTCGGCACCGAGGCCGGTGGCGGTCTCGGTGACGGAGCGGTGCAGCACCCCCGCCGTGCCGCCGTCGAGCGGGTGGACGCAGTCGATCTCCGGCAGCGTCCACTTCAGCCCGTGGCGTTCCAGGCCGAGGCCCCGCAGGAACGGCGACCCGACCGCCATCGGGTGGATGGCGGAGCAGTGGTCGTGCAGCAGTCCGGGAAGGATCGCCTCACCGGAGCGCGTGCCGCCGCCGATCTCGTCCGCGGCCTCCAGCACCGTGACCTGTACGCCGGCCCGGGCCAGGGCGACGGCGGCGGCGAGGCCGTTGGGGCCGGCACCGACGACGGCCGCTGTGCTCATGGTGTCCTGCTCTCCGCCCTCTCCGCCCTCTCGGGCGTCCCGGGCTCCTCGCGCTGGTCGTGTTCCATGGTCCAGGTGACGTCCAGCGGGATGGGCCCGTTGGGCAGCCACGGCTGCTCCTCGACCGCGTCGGCGACCTTCCACGTACCCCGCTCGATCACCCCGAGCGCGGCGTCGATCACCTGGTAGTGCTGAACGGCGCGGTGGATGGGCTGCGACTCCACCCAGACGACGATCCACTCGCCCGGGGCGAACCCGACCCGGCTCTGCACGGCGTCGATCAGGTCGATGTGGTGCAGGTGGCCGTCGCCGAAGTTGAAGCCGATCAGCGAGTTGCAGCCGAACTCCGCCTCCCGCACGGTGCGTCGGTCCAGGTCGGGGACGTTCTTCAGCAGCACCGAGAACAGGCCGCGGCCCTGGCTGTGCATCGACCGCCAGGCGATCGTCTGCTGCATGGTGATCTCGGCGACCGCCGGCGGGTAGCCCATCGCCTGGAGCTGGTCGACCTGGTTCTTCGTCGGACGGTGGGGCAGCGAGTTCAGCTTCTCCTCCGCGCCCGGCGCGAAGACCCACAGCGCGGAGGCCCAGTTGCCCGCGTACTGCCGCATCGAGGGCAGGAAGGACACCAGGTCGGGGCGCAGGTTTCCGAGCACGGGGAAGAACACCAGACCTGCGGCGATCACGACGGCCAGCCATGGGGAGGACATGGCGCCGACGCCGTACCCGTCCCAGGCCGGGAAGCCGAGGAAGAGGAAGACCGCGAGGTAGGCGAACAGCAGGTTCCACTCCAGGGGCACGGCCAGCGGGAACGTCGAGGTGATGAAGACGTGGAAGACGACCATCAGCACCACGCCGGCGAGCGTGAGCCGGCGGTCCGTGGAGAACAGCAGCACCAACGGAGCGACGATCTCGACGGTGGAGCCGCCCACGTGCGCCATGAGGCTCGCGACCCTCGACGGACGGATGTCACGCGGGAAGTCCCGGTAGTGCAGCCGTTTGACCCACCTGGACGGAACGCACGGGCTGTTGGAGACCATCGGCGCGACGACATGGGTGAAGTGCAGCCCGAACTTCGACACCCCGGCGCCGATCCAGACCACGCAGATCAGCAGCTTCGCCGCGACGATCATGTCGGTGAACGGCAGGACGGCGAAGAACACCAGCGCGGGCAGGTACTGCTCGCCGCGCGCGGCCAGGAAGACCGTCTTGTCCCGCAGGCCGTTCAGCACGTACAGGGCGATCGGCGCGATGAGCAGGGCCGGGCGCACCAGCCCGGAGGTGTTGTCGGGCAGCGCCTCGGCGAGTGACCCGGTCGGCTCTCCGGGCAGGGCGATCGCCGACAGCAGGGACGCCAGGAAGGCAAGGTAGAGCAGTACGTCGCCCCCCGTACGGCGGTCCCCGGACGTGAACGGCACCCGCTTCCACGGCCGCAGCCGGATGGTGCCCGGACGCGCCCAGAACAGGATCCCGCCGGTCATCGGCTTGAACTTGCCGGCGATCGGGCCCCACGACCCGGCCACCCCGAGCGCTTCGAGGAAGACCGTCCACAGGACCAGCTTCTGGTAGACGACCGGCTGGTCCCACCAGCGGGTGACCTCCCAGAACGGGCCGACCCCCGAGGCCCAGGTCGTCAGGGCGGTCCCCGCGAGGACGTAGAGGAAGAGGACCTTGACCACGTACGTCACGGGAATCACCTTCGGCGAGCCGAAGCCGTATTCCACCCAGTGCAGCGCGAGTGTTCTCAGGCGTTCCTGAAGAGGCTTCTCCAGGAATGTCTCTTGATCGACGGGCGGGAAGTCACCGGTCTTGAACCCCATTGCACGGCCTTTCTTCACAACGGTTTTCGAGCGCACCGAACCGCACCCGAAAATGATGGGGGAGAAATTTCCGGAGAAATTCCTTATGCGCGAAGGCGCCGTTTGTCGATCTTTCCCACCGGATTCCTCGGCAGGGCATCGGTGAGGGACACCGTCACCGGCACCTTGA
It includes:
- a CDS encoding phytoene desaturase family protein, translated to MSTAAVVGAGPNGLAAAVALARAGVQVTVLEAADEIGGGTRSGEAILPGLLHDHCSAIHPMAVGSPFLRGLGLERHGLKWTLPEIDCVHPLDGGTAGVLHRSVTETATGLGADGRRWRRLFEGPTASYDTLSDDILGPLLRIPRHPVRLARFGVPALAPASLLAKAFASEEARALWGGIAAHAFHPLDRPLSASIGLGIVTAGHRHGWAVAEGGSRRIADALGALLLDLGGKIETGVRVRSASDLEPTDVTVWDVTPTALADILGDRLPPRVARAYRRFRYGPGAFKVDFAVEGGVPWTAGAARRAGTVHVGGTFAEIAAGEREIHAGRMPERPFVLVGQQYLADPARSVGDVHPVWTYAHVPHGYSGDATEAITAQIERFAPGFRDRIIGTAVRTPSGFAAHNPNYVGGNIMTGAKDIPQLIAGPRLTLQPYDTGLPGHYLCSAATPPGPGAHGMCGAHAAARALRHLRA
- a CDS encoding DUF3556 domain-containing protein — its product is MGFKTGDFPPVDQETFLEKPLQERLRTLALHWVEYGFGSPKVIPVTYVVKVLFLYVLAGTALTTWASGVGPFWEVTRWWDQPVVYQKLVLWTVFLEALGVAGSWGPIAGKFKPMTGGILFWARPGTIRLRPWKRVPFTSGDRRTGGDVLLYLAFLASLLSAIALPGEPTGSLAEALPDNTSGLVRPALLIAPIALYVLNGLRDKTVFLAARGEQYLPALVFFAVLPFTDMIVAAKLLICVVWIGAGVSKFGLHFTHVVAPMVSNSPCVPSRWVKRLHYRDFPRDIRPSRVASLMAHVGGSTVEIVAPLVLLFSTDRRLTLAGVVLMVVFHVFITSTFPLAVPLEWNLLFAYLAVFLFLGFPAWDGYGVGAMSSPWLAVVIAAGLVFFPVLGNLRPDLVSFLPSMRQYAGNWASALWVFAPGAEEKLNSLPHRPTKNQVDQLQAMGYPPAVAEITMQQTIAWRSMHSQGRGLFSVLLKNVPDLDRRTVREAEFGCNSLIGFNFGDGHLHHIDLIDAVQSRVGFAPGEWIVVWVESQPIHRAVQHYQVIDAALGVIERGTWKVADAVEEQPWLPNGPIPLDVTWTMEHDQREEPGTPERAERAESRTP